A window from Bos indicus isolate NIAB-ARS_2022 breed Sahiwal x Tharparkar chromosome 1, NIAB-ARS_B.indTharparkar_mat_pri_1.0, whole genome shotgun sequence encodes these proteins:
- the LOC139177627 gene encoding keratin-associated protein 21-1-like translates to MCCNYYGNSCGYGCGKSYSCGFSPYYGCGYGSRYGCGYGSGYGCGYGTGYGCGFGPYYGCGYGTRYGCGYGSGYGSYWPVCYRRCYSSCF, encoded by the coding sequence ATGTGTTGTAACTACTATGGCAACTCCTGTGGCTATGGCTGTGGAAAGAGCTACAGCTGTGGGTTCAGCCCCTATTATGGCTGTGGTTATGGAAGTAGATACGGCTGTGGATACGGCTCAGGATATGGCTGTGGATATGGGACAGGATATGGCTGTGGATTTGGCCCCTATTATGGCTGTGGCTATGGAACCAGATATGGCTGTGGGTATGGCTCTGGCTATGGCAGCTACTGGCCAGTTTGCTACAGGAGATGTTATTCTTCTTGCTTCTAG